The Haloplanus natans DSM 17983 DNA segment CTTTCGGGCCGAGTGTGGTCCGTACGGCCTCCGCGACGGCCTTGCCGGCCGTGATGTTCATCGTCTGGGCGTCTTTGCCCTGCGTTCGCTGGGAGTCCTCGCCGAGAATGATCATCGGCTGGCCTTGCTGCATTCGCTGAGACATAATCGGTCGTTGATTGATTGTGATTCTATAAAAAAGTTGTGTTTTGCTGTGTGGGATACCCTCACGCGGTCACGGGATTAGCCGAATCGGGCAGCAACGTGAGGGTGGGGGTATATCGTTACTCGATACCACGGACCGAGCGGTGGCGGTGGCGGCTCGCGGGTCAAAAATGCGTCAGCCGCGTCAGTTCGACGGCTGGAGGTCCGCACCGCGGGTCAGTTCGTTGTGCTTGCGTTCGAGGAAGCCGTAGACGGCGCCGTGGGGCGCCCCGTCGAGCAACATCTCGGCGGCCCGGCGAACGGCCTGAACCTCCTCCGGCTGGCCGATGATACCGAGGGTCGTGCCGTAGATCACGACTTCGGCGCCCGTGAGCTCCTCCATCAGTTCGCGGGTCCGACCGTCCTCGCCGATGAGGCGGCCTTTCTGTCGCTGGAGGTCGTTTTTGTTTCGCGTGGCGTCGTCGATGTCGATGAGGTCGAACATCCGCATATCGTCGTCGAGCAGGGAGAGCGCCGCGTCGGGACGGAATCCACGACCGATGGCGCGGACGATGTCCGGCGCCACCAGCGCGGTGACGGGGTCACCGACGGCGTCGATGGCGACGCTCCCGCTCTCGCTGTCGATGTCGAGGCGGACATCGGCACGTCGCTCGATTTCGCGCATCGTCTCGCCACCGTCGCCGATGAGAACGCCGAGACGGTCCTGCGGAACCTTCACGTGCTGCATACCCGCCGATACCGGCCGTAGCGGTTTAAGCGTTCTCGCTCGGGGCTACGGCTCCGCGTCGACCGCCGTCACGAACGAACGCAGGTCCCCGGAGTCGACGTCGAGCCCCTGCCGGCTGAAAAAGGAGGCGACGTTCCGGCAGTCCCGTTCCAGAAAGTCGTCGGCGTTCGGGTGGTGGACCGTCACCGCCTGCCCCAGATCGATCACTACCAACTCGCCGTCGTGGATGATCAGGTTGTACTCCGAGAGGTCGCCGTGGACCAAACCGGCGCCGTAGAGCCGGCGCATATACTCCCGGACCACCTCGAACGCCGTCTCGGGGTTCTCCACTGTCACTTCGGCCAGCCGCCGGGCGCGCTCCTCGACCAGTCCCACTAACTCCATCACGAGAACGTTGCGCTCGACGGCGATAGGTTCCGGCACACGGACGCCCGCCTGCCGCGCACGGCGCAGGTTCGCGAACTCCTTTTTCGTCCACGCGAGCACGATTTTTTTCTTGTCCGAGCCGATCCCCTCGAAGCGCGGATCGCCTTCCAGATACTCCCGCATCTGCTGGAAGTTCGAGGCGTTGATGCGGTAGATTTTGACCGCCACGTCCCGGTCGTCGGCTCCGAGCGCCTCGTAGACGTTCGCCTCCTTCCCCGTCGAGATTGGCCCGCCGAAGGCGTCGATGTACCCGTCCTGGACGAGTTTGTAGATGGCCGCGAAGGTGGCGTCGTCGAACACCGACTGCTCTACTTTGAACTGGTCGGCGTCTTTCAGCCGCTTGCGGAACTCGGCGAACTCCCGATCCCGTTTCCTGGCGATGCGGTCGGCCTCGGTGTCGGAGACATCGATCTCCTCCCACTCGTCGCCGAAATCCTCGCCCTCGCCTTCCTCGGGGTCGAGTAAACCGTACTCCTCTGTCATCTACGTCGGGGTACGCGGGCGAGGGGGAAAAGCGTGGGTATCGGTCGCGATTGGATTCGGAGATAGCGCATCGGATCGGACCACCTCGAAAGCCCCGAGTCGCTGGGGTCGGGGGGCTCGCTGCGCGCGCTCGCACCACTCGCGTGCTTGCGCCCCCGGGAGAGCTCCGCTCTCCCGATGACG contains these protein-coding regions:
- the rio1 gene encoding serine/threonine-protein kinase Rio1: MTEEYGLLDPEEGEGEDFGDEWEEIDVSDTEADRIARKRDREFAEFRKRLKDADQFKVEQSVFDDATFAAIYKLVQDGYIDAFGGPISTGKEANVYEALGADDRDVAVKIYRINASNFQQMREYLEGDPRFEGIGSDKKKIVLAWTKKEFANLRRARQAGVRVPEPIAVERNVLVMELVGLVEERARRLAEVTVENPETAFEVVREYMRRLYGAGLVHGDLSEYNLIIHDGELVVIDLGQAVTVHHPNADDFLERDCRNVASFFSRQGLDVDSGDLRSFVTAVDAEP
- a CDS encoding KH domain-containing protein; the encoded protein is MQHVKVPQDRLGVLIGDGGETMREIERRADVRLDIDSESGSVAIDAVGDPVTALVAPDIVRAIGRGFRPDAALSLLDDDMRMFDLIDIDDATRNKNDLQRQKGRLIGEDGRTRELMEELTGAEVVIYGTTLGIIGQPEEVQAVRRAAEMLLDGAPHGAVYGFLERKHNELTRGADLQPSN